A segment of the Terriglobales bacterium genome:
ATCTTGATCTTGCGGCGACGGGGAAGCCGGAGCTGGCCGCCGGACAAAATGCTGCGTGGCTTGACCCAATAGACCAGAAAACCCTGCTGGGCAAAGCGGTCGCGCACCTCGCCGGAGGAGGCTCCCATCTCCATTTGTTCCAGCACGTGGCCGCGCTCGTCGGCCATTCTTATGACAAATTCAGCCATTCGAGATTGGTCAATTCTACTGCTCAGAAGGGGGAGTTAGTTAGTTACCAGTGTAGCACTGCTACTCAGGATTAAGGAGGCGCCATGAAGCCGTCCGAGTGCCTATTGCGAGACTTCGGTTGCCTCCACCGTCTCGACGCCCGGGGGCGGCACGAAGCGGAAGCGGCTGTCCAACAGAGCGATATTCTGCTTCTGATTGAAGAGGCGGAACTGGGTTGTGGAGCCGTCCGCCTCGTCGATGGTGATGGAACGAATCTCTGAATCGGGCGTGATTTCGAGCAGCACCTGGGTAACGCGGTCCTCCATTCCCTTGGGCAATCCACGCAAGACTACGTCCCCGGCATCGAGCGGCTTGGCATCGGGCGCCAGCGAGAGCCCGGAAAATTCCTTTTCCAGCTTGGTCTTGCCGAGCAGGTAACGGATGGGCGAGCGGAGATCGTCCAGCTTTTTCACCGACGCCTTGCGCACCTGCTGGTCTCCGGGCACGTAGAACCAGGCCGTCTTGCCGTCGGAGATGAACAGCTTGGGGCGGGGCTCGCGGTAGTCCCAGCGCATTTTGCCCGGACGTTTCAGCCACAGGGTCCCGGATTCATTGCGCGCCATGCCGGCGCCGCGATAGGTTTCCGTGAACTGTGCTTCCAGCGAATGCATGTTGTTATAACGGCGGTCCACGCTCTCGGCAATCTTGTGAGCATCATTTTGTGCCGTGGCAACGGCGCTGAGTAGCAGGCCAAGCAAAAGGTAGGACAGCGAGCGCATGGTTTCTTAGATCAATGACGGTCAAAAACGACGCTACGGTAATCTTCCAGTGGTAAATCTCAGGCCTGTTTTTCCACCGCCAGCATTCCAGGCTGCCTTCCCGGAGGCAGACCCTGCTTGATGAACGGCAGGGCATCGGGATCGGCGACCTCGACGCGTCCTTCCGGCATGAGCTTGTAGGAATGGCCGACCGGATCGACGGGAATGCGGCGCAGCAGGCCGGCGGTGATGAGCTCGGACCAGGAAGCCGGCAGGCGACCGCTACGGCGCTTGTATTCGGAGACAATTGCTTCCAGCCGCGGAACGTCTTCATCTACCTTGAGCGCGATGAGGTGCTTGGCGGCATTGGCCTGGATCATTTTGTCTTCGCTGGTTTCCAGGGTCGTGGTCCAAAGCATGCGCGCCATCTGGATTTCGCCCGCGTGCTGCGCCATGGAGGCGGCGAGCACATTGAGGAAGGGATGCGCACTCGGAACCTGCGAGCCACGCTCGAAGGCGCGCGCGGCGGCGCCGGGGTCGTGCAGTTCCATGTACTCGAGGAATCCGAGTTCGTAGTAGAGCTGCCAATCGTTGGGATTGGCGCGAATGCCCCGTTCTACCAGTTCGACTGCCTTGTCGGGTTGACCAGCACCCTCGGGCGGCTTCTGCGCCAGAAAAGTGGAGCCGAAGCGGTAGGCCACAATCAGGTGCGGGTCGAGTTCGGTGGTGATATCGAGCAGCGGCCCCAGCAGTCGATAGTCTTTGGCGCGGGCCCGATGCCTGGCGCCGAAGTACTGCACAGCCCGGGTCCAGTAGATATCGGCCACCAGGCCGCTGTAGCCGAGGCTCATGCGCTTCAGGATTTTCGGCGACGGAATATATAGCACCTCTTCCAGAGTAGCGCCGGCGCGGAGACGATCAATTCGGCGAAGCAGAAGCACAGCGCCGCCCATAGACACCACGAGCACGGCTGACAGGACGACCGTAACTGTAGTGCGGTGCTTCAATTTTGTTCTGTCGCGGTGCTGCAATCGCCAGACGTGCCAGTCATCGACCGCCCTCTCATTTCAAGTTTCTGCGCTCAAAAATCAGGGCCGCCGCCGCGATCGCCGCTCCCGCATAGAGCAGCGCGTAACCGGTGTTGTAGGCCACCAGGACGCGCGATACCGGCTCGCCATGCGCGACCGACGAGATTACGTTGAGCGCTGAAAAATTTGGCACCAGGTAGGCCGCGGCGGTAGCGATCCATCCGGCCGGACCATGGGTAAAGGCGGCAAAGGCCCGCAAATCTTCGGCAAAGGTCCCGATGATGAATAAGGCGAAAGCAAACACCGCCGACAGCAACGGCGAAGAAAACGAAGAGAACAGCAGCGCCAGCGCGGTAACGATCACGAACTGAAGAACGATGAAGTAGAGCGCCAGCAGCAGAGAGGCATCGCTGCGCTGGAAATGGTGCACCAGATACAGGAGTGCGGCGAAAAAACCGACTGCCATGAAAAACGTATTCACCACCAGGGTGCTGACCAGGCCGAGGAACTTGCCGAGGATGAATTCCCAGCGCCGCACCGGGCGCGCCAGCACGGTGTACAGGGTGCGCTTTTCGATTTCCTTGGAGACCAGGCCAATGCCGATAAAGATGGCGATCACGATGCCGAAGATGGAGACTGCCGTCAGCCCGAGATTGACGAGCACGATGCGCTCGATGCCGATCGAGATCTGGCCGACCAGCAGAGCCGAGGCGACTAGCAGCAGCGCGAACAAGATCAGGTTGTATAAAACCCGGTCGCGCACGGCTTCGCGGAAGGTGTTGAAAGAGATGGCGACGACGCGGTTGATCATGGCGCCACCTCGGCAGGGGCAGGCTCGTTCAGTTTCTCCAGGAAATAGTCTTCCAGAGAGGCGCGCAAAGGTGTAACAGAAATCAATCGCCCACGGGCGCGGCGGATGGCGTCAATCGCGGCATCGAGCTGCTCCTGCGGCAGCAAGGCGCGGGTGGTTTCGCCGGTGGAGTGGCACTCGCAGCAAAGCGATTGCAGCGCGTTCAGCGCGGAGCGGCCATCCCATATCACTTCCACCTTGCCGCTGAACCTTGCGAGGAGGTCTTGTACGACGCCGACTCCGCGCAGCTCGCCCTTGTGCAGCACCGCCACGCGATCGCACAAGGCCTCCGCATCGGAGAGGATGTGGGTGGAGAAGAATACGGTCTTGCCTTCGTCCTTGAACGACTGGATCAGGTCGCGGACCTCGCGGCGGCCGACCGGGTCGAGCCCCGACATGGGCTCGTCGAGAAAGATCAGCTTGGGATCATGAATAATCGCCTGCGCGATGCCGACGCGCTGCAGCATGCCCTTGGAAAATTTGCGCAACTGCATGCGCCCGGTTTCGGGAAGTCCGACGCGGGAGAGCACGGCGGGAATGCGGCGGCGGCGCTCGCGCGCGCTCACTCCGGAGAGTTGCGCGTAGTAATCGAGCAGTTCGCCGGCGGTCAGGTAATCGTAGAAATAAGGCTGCTCGGGAAGGAAGCCGATCTGCGCCTTCACCTGCGGATCGCGCCAGTCGGCGCCCTCGATCTTAGCCGAGCCGCCGGTTGGAAAAATCAGGCCCATGAGGAGCTTGAGGGTCGTGGTTTTGCCGGCGCCGTTGGGACCGAGATAGCCGAAAACCTCGCCTTCCTGCACGCTGATGGTGAGCGGCTTGAGCGCGACCTTGGGACGCTTTCGCCAGAAACCGGCGAGATAAATCTTTTCCAGCGCGAAGGTCTCGATGGCTGCCATGGTAGCTCGAATCACGCCAATTATATTTTGCGGCGCCAGTGGCGAACAGGTAGCAGGTGTGGGTCAGGAGAAAGGATTTCCAAGGTAAGATAGCGCCACACCAGCCAGCGAAACCAGGTGCGCCAGGAGGAAGATTGCTGCCAGCGGGCGCGGGAACATCACGAAGACAGGAGCCGGTAACGCAAGCGCCAAGAGTTGTCGGCCCGCACCACGGTCCTGACGCCGCGCGCGTGCTGATGGCGCTGGCACTGGCGTTGACGGCGTTGTCCTACGTCAACACGCTGCGCTTCCAGTTTGTCTACGATGACCTGCCGC
Coding sequences within it:
- a CDS encoding ABC transporter permease subunit yields the protein MINRVVAISFNTFREAVRDRVLYNLILFALLLVASALLVGQISIGIERIVLVNLGLTAVSIFGIVIAIFIGIGLVSKEIEKRTLYTVLARPVRRWEFILGKFLGLVSTLVVNTFFMAVGFFAALLYLVHHFQRSDASLLLALYFIVLQFVIVTALALLFSSFSSPLLSAVFAFALFIIGTFAEDLRAFAAFTHGPAGWIATAAAYLVPNFSALNVISSVAHGEPVSRVLVAYNTGYALLYAGAAIAAAALIFERRNLK
- the lolA gene encoding outer membrane lipoprotein chaperone LolA — translated: MRSLSYLLLGLLLSAVATAQNDAHKIAESVDRRYNNMHSLEAQFTETYRGAGMARNESGTLWLKRPGKMRWDYREPRPKLFISDGKTAWFYVPGDQQVRKASVKKLDDLRSPIRYLLGKTKLEKEFSGLSLAPDAKPLDAGDVVLRGLPKGMEDRVTQVLLEITPDSEIRSITIDEADGSTTQFRLFNQKQNIALLDSRFRFVPPPGVETVEATEVSQ
- a CDS encoding ABC transporter ATP-binding protein, producing the protein MAAIETFALEKIYLAGFWRKRPKVALKPLTISVQEGEVFGYLGPNGAGKTTTLKLLMGLIFPTGGSAKIEGADWRDPQVKAQIGFLPEQPYFYDYLTAGELLDYYAQLSGVSARERRRRIPAVLSRVGLPETGRMQLRKFSKGMLQRVGIAQAIIHDPKLIFLDEPMSGLDPVGRREVRDLIQSFKDEGKTVFFSTHILSDAEALCDRVAVLHKGELRGVGVVQDLLARFSGKVEVIWDGRSALNALQSLCCECHSTGETTRALLPQEQLDAAIDAIRRARGRLISVTPLRASLEDYFLEKLNEPAPAEVAP